A single genomic interval of Lathyrus oleraceus cultivar Zhongwan6 chromosome 7, CAAS_Psat_ZW6_1.0, whole genome shotgun sequence harbors:
- the LOC127102868 gene encoding uncharacterized protein LOC127102868 yields the protein MARSPSSRLQGDSPQRSSQRSKKKLKDFFIAISLGPQATPKDEYPMHVAEMLVDSATGYEYLSMLDGYSGYNQIFIAEEDDGDFLGFVVHKKGIEINQNKTKAIMETKAPSTKKELQSLLGKINFLRRFISNLSGRTQAFSPLLRLKQGKFEWNDENQKAFDKIKHYLTNPPILAPPCGKNPMRLYISASDTTIGSMLAQENEDGYYIKPIDLYVSSYFDVIKYMLSNPIMHSRIGKWALALIEYSLTFMPLRVMKGQIVSDFIVDHAVVENPQLQVELKPLRLFFDGSTHKDGSGVGIMLISPDGIPTKLKYRIEGPFCSNNEADYEALIAGLEALLELGETRVKIKGDSELVIKQLTKEYKCIKQNLIMYFVIANRLLKKFEYIDIKHVPRIKNQEANDLTQIA from the exons ATGGCAAGAAGCCCATCAAGCAGACTCCAAGGAGATTCGCCCCAGAGATCCTCTCAAAGATCAAAAAAGAAGTTGAAAGACTTCTTCATTGCAATTTCATTAGGACCACAAG CAACTCCTAAAGATGAGTATCCAATGCATGTGGCAGAGATGCTGGTTGACTCAGCCACAGGCTATGAATATCTCAGCatgcttgatggatattctggctATAACCAGATTTTCATTGCAGAAGAGGAT GATGGAGATTTTCtgggctttgtggtccataaaaaaGGGATAGAAATCAATCAGAACAAGACGAAGGCTATTATGGAGACCAAAGCACCATCAACCAAGAAAGAATTGCAATCATTATTAGGAAAGATAAACTTCCTAAGAAGATTCATTTCCAATTTAAGTGGTCGAACTCAAGCCTTCTCTCCCCTTCTGCGCCTGAAACAAGGGAAGTTCGAATGGAATGACGAAAATcaaaaggcattcgacaagatcAAACATTATCTGACGAATCCTCCTATCTTGGCACCACCATGTGGAAAGAATCCTATGAGACTGTATATATCAGCTTCCGACACTACCATAGGTAGCATGTTGGCACAAGAGAATGAAGATGGC TATTATATAAAACCTATTGATTTATACGTCTCTTCATATTTTGATGTCATCAAGTATATGTTATCTAATCCAATAATGCACAGTCGAATTGGCAAATGGGCTTTAGCACTCATTGAATACTCTTTAACCTTTATGCCCTTAAGGGTAATGAAGGGACAAATAGTGTCAGATTTTATTGTGGACCATGCAGTGGTCGAAAATCCTCAACTTCAAGTTGAGTTGAAACCTTTGAGATTATTCTTCGACGGTTCCACTCATAAGGATGGAAGTGGAGTTGGGATCATGTTAATTTCTCCTGACGGaattccaacaaaactcaaatatAGAATTGAAGGCCCCTTTTGTTCTAACAACGAAGCAGACTATGAAGCCCTTATTGCAGGACTTGAGGCTTTGTTGGAATTAGGGGAAACTAGGGTCAAAATTAAAGGAGACTCAGAATTAGTAATCAAGCAACTGACGAAGGAGTACAAATGTATAAAACAAAATTTGATTATGTACTTCGTCATTGCAAATAGGTTACTCAAAAAATTCGAATACATCGACATAAAACATGTCCCTAGAATAAAAAACCAAGAAGCTAATGACTTAACACAAATAGCTTAA